The Rufibacter sp. DG15C region CTGACTTGGTCACCGGTTTCCTTTTTGGTGAGCGCCACGTAATAGATAGGAAAGATTGCCGTGGTAATAACCAGTGAATAGACGGAATTGGCCCAATCATAAAAGCACCAGGCCCGCGTGATTTTGGGGTCGTTTTTAATTAGTTTATCCATAGAGAAGTAGCTGGCACCCGCCAAGCGCATAGTAAAGCTAGTTACGTAAAATCTTTCTTTTAAACGCCTAAACCACGATTTAATCCTCACAAAAATAGGAACCCTCTCTGCTTCTTTTATCTTTGCAAGCTACTTTAATCATGCTACTTATGGGTTCTCCTGTTCCAAACCCAGACCAAGACTTACACCACCTGCTCAAAACCAATGAGGCTTTGTTCATGGAGACGCTATTCAAGCAATACTACGGTTTGCTTTGCCGTACTGCTGTGCGCTTCACTAAAGACACAGAAGCCGCAGAGGACCTGGTGCAGGAAGTGTTCTGTAAAATCTGGCAGAACCGCGAAGTCCTAGAGGTCACTACCTCTTATAAAGCCTACCTGGTACGGTCAGTCACCAACCAATCCTTAAACTACCTAGAAAAGCAGAAACGAATGGTGCTGACCGAAGACACTTCACCTTTTGAGGAGGCATTCTCGGCTAATACCACCATGGACTTGGTGGAAGGCTCTGAGATGGAAATCAAAGTGCAGCAGGCGTTGGCCGTATTGCCACCGCAATGCCGCCTGGTCTTTGAAATGTCTCGTTTTGAGGAATTGACCTATAAAGAAATTGCCGAATCACTGCAGATTTCGCCTAAAACCGTAGAAAACCAAATGGGGAAAGCCCTCAGGATTCTTCGGGAGCGGCTGTTGAGTTTGCTGTTATTGGCTTTTTTCATTGGCGTATAAACAACTGTACCTACTTAGGTTAGCAGAAAAACAATATTTTTTCCATTTGAAGATAGGGGTGCTCCCACCTTCATCTGTCTTACAAGCAACATGACACACACCACACCTGTCACCCATGAAAACCCAGAATGGGTCTTAATGGCGAAAGCCCTTCGCGGAGAGCTGTCTGATGAGGAACAAATAGCCTTCGCCGCCTGGCTTGGCCAAGAGGAGGCGCATGCCATCCAATGGGCAGAAGCTACGGAGGCTTGGCAAAAAGTAGGCACCGCCCAGAACCAAAACTTTGAGCCAAACGTGGCAATGGCCTGGGATAAATTCTGTGCAAAAGCGGAATTGAACCCACCTACCCTTGCTGCTGCTCAACCACAAGAAGCTGTTGTGCGTCCAATGTTTAATTGGGGAAGCCTTACCAAATATGCGGCATTGTTTGTTTTAGCAGCGGGCCTTGCCTGGCTAGGATACACCCAGTTTGGTTCTTCTGAATCTTGGTCGCAAGTAGCCACCCTTACTGGTGAAAGAAAAGTATTCTACCTGCCAGATAGTAGCAAAGTGGTCTTGAACGAGAATTCAACGTTACGCTACCAGGCAGCTTTCAAAGGTGATGAACGTATAGTTGAACTTACTGGTGAAGGCTTTTTTGACGTAAAGAGAAACCCAAAACAACCCTTCCTCATCAATAGCAACCAAACCCAAACCAAGGTATTAGGGACCTCTTTTAATGTAAAAGCCTTAAAAGAAGCTAAAGAGGTAATAGTGACTGTTGCCACGGGTAAAGTGTCATTCGCTTCGTTAGTCACTGACAAGAAAGTGATTTTGACGCCTGGCTTTACGGGTAGAATTCAGTCAAATGGTAGTGTGGAGAAAACAAAAACCGTTGGTGACTTAGCCACTTCTTGGCAAACCATCCAGTTTGAAAGTGCGTCTCTATCAGACATTGAATCAACTCTAGAGAATTACTTCAACATTGACATTACGCTTGCCAACAAAGGCTTACAGGCATGTACCTTTACAGGCACTTTCCTCCATCCTGAATTGAAGGAGGTTTTGGCGGTACTGGCTGCCTCTAACGGTTTTGCCATTTCACAAACTTCGCCTAATAATTACCTAATCTCTGGCCAAGGCTGTCAATAAGCTTACGTCAAGTACATTCCCATGAAATTACCTTCTTCCCCTTTTTTGAGTGTTTGTCTTGGCTTAGTAATAGCGCTCTCCTCTTGTGACATTATGGGGGAAGGGCCTTGCTTACAAGGCGATGGGGAAATGAGGGAAGAAGTACGGGACGTGCCTTATTTTACTGGGGTGGACATGCGCATTCCTGGCAAGGTGTTCATTCAACAGGGACCTCAACATGTGACGGTAGAGACTTACCAAAACATTAGCAAAGAGATAAAGGTGGAGGTAGTAGGCAAGACATTGGTCATCAACTCTGCCTCCTGTTTAGAATACATGGATGAAGAGGCCAAAATCTTTGTGAACATGCCAGATGTGGAGAGCGTTGAGCTTAAAAGCTCTGGCCAGGTATATGTTAAGTCTGTTCCTACATCCTCTAAGTTAAGAGTTAGCCTTTCTGGTTCTGGTTTAATAGACTACTCTGGTAACCTCAAGGAGATGTACTTATTGCACTCTGGTTCTGGTGATATTGACTTGTTTGGAAGCACTTCTTACTTAGAAACCACCCACAGCGGATCCGGCCGAATAAGAGGATTCTCCATGGCAAGTGACACGGCAAAAACCACTTTAACCGGTTCTGGTTATCAGCAGGTTTGGGTGAAGGATCACTTTGACGTAATAATCACAGGAAGTGGAAATGTTTACTATACAGGCCAACCCCTTTACCTCTCTATCTACACCACCAGTTCGGGCAAATTGATAGACAGCAATAAGTAGCAAAAGGCCCAAAGAAAAACTGGTTCTTTTCTAGATTAGGCACCTCTCTGCTGTTGTATTTTTTCATTAAAAATCTCAATTTGCGGTAAATCCCTTGCCGCCCCCGGCACCTAGTTCTGCTCCAGTATTTATGGGTCTGCCGAAATTCAAGACGCTTTTTATGTTCTGGCTTCTTCTCCTGTTAATTGGGGAGGATGTTGCCGGACAAGCCTTGGAAACGGGCACTCCAAAAAAAATCAGTTTCCAGTACAGCCGGGTACCTCTATCCAAAGTCTTGCAGGATTTGGAAGACCGCTATAAGTTGCATTTCTCTTATAGCAATGAACAGGTAGATCTCTCCACTTTAGTAACGTGCAATTCCAATCCTGTTAACGTAGATAAAGCCCTAAGGCAACTCACCTCTTGTTTAAACCTTACTTACCAGATTATTGGTGACCAGGTGGTGCTTCGGCAAGACGTAGAAGCACTAGCAAACAGCACACCCAAACCCTATACTCAAAGTATCCGGGGGAAGGTACTAGATGCGGCCATTCAAACTCCATTGGTTGGCGCTACCGTAATTCTTGCTTCTGAGACACCCATCCGTGTCGTAAGCACCCGGGATGATGGCTCCTTCCTTATTCCTAAGGTGGGCATTGGCCGGCATATCTTGCGCATCTCCTATATTGGCTACCAAGAAGCTGAAATCTCCAACCTACTGGTGGTGGCAGGCAAAGAGGCCGTTGTAACGGCTACATTAGAAGAGAGCCTAACGCCCGGGATGGAAATTGTCATTGAGGCGGAAAGCGACAAATCCTTGCCTCAAAATCAATTGATAGTCTCTAGTGTCCATACACTCAGAACTGATGAGATAAACAGGTTTGCCGGTTCTAGGCAGGACCCTAGCCGAATGGCTGCCAATTATGCAGGCGTCCTAAATGCCTCTGACCAACGGAATGATTTAATTGTGAGAGGTAACTCCCCTTTAGGCGTTCTATGGCGATTAGAGGGCGTTGAAATCCCTAACCCCAATCACTTTACCTTCACTCCCAATTCTGGTGGGGCCTTTAGCTTATTGAATAACAATTTGTTGGCCAGCTCAGATTTTCTGACAGGCGCTTTTCCCGCAGAATATGGCAACCGCATAGGGGCCGTTATGGATGTGAAGATGCGCACAGGCAATAATCAAAAGTTTGAAAACACCCTGCAAATTGGATTGAATGGGTTGGAGATTGTTACCGAGGGCCCTTTGAGTAGACAATGGGGTGGTTCCTTTCTGGGAAGTATGCGGCTTTTCACTTTTCAGCCTTTAGAAAAGCTGGGAATAGATATTGGTTTCAACGGACTACCCAAATACCAGGACGGTTCCTTTAAAATAGAAATGCCTACACCCAAGGCAGGCACGTTTACCTTATGGGGAATTGGGGGAACCAGTAACATAACAGTCATGGACTTTGACCCAGATACAACCACCTGGGGAAAAGTGCGATTTAGAACAGAACCTACCCTTACCAATAGAATGTATGCCTCGGGCTTACGGCATATCTATACCCTCACCCCAAAGACCATTTCAGAGCTCATTTTTTCAAGTTCTGGTAGTCAGGTAGAAGCTACCACCACCGCTACCTTTAGAAACAGAACGACCAGGCTCTCCTATTATCTTCGCAACTATGAGCAACAGTATATTACCCGCTGGAACCTCACGCACAAATTTTCTCAAAAACTGCTTTTCAAGACAGGTGCCTCTTGGCAGAAGATGTACTACAACAATCAGGAGATTGTGTACTATGACTTGCGTGATGCCTATGAGATCCCATTAGATGCCCAAGGATCAGCTGCTATTTGGCAAGGATATATGCAAAGCCGTTACTCCTTCTCCCCTATGTTTGATGTTCAGGTGGGGTTGCACAGTCAGCTTTTCTCAATTGGAGGGAAATGGTCCTTAGAACCTAGAATCTCTGCCAATTACTATATAACTGATGCGCATAGGGTGTATGTAGCAGCTGGATTACATAGCCAGACCCAGCCTTTGGTGTATTATGAATACAAATTTTTTGATCCTTCTGGGGAGCGGTTCAACCAGCCGTATAACAAGTTAGACTTCACCAGAAGCAGTCAGGTGGTGGCAGGGTATAATTATAGCATCAACACTGCTTGGCGTTTTAAGACAGAAGCTTATTACCAAAAACATTATCATGTTCCCATAAGCAAACGCGCCGGTGAAGAAGCCTTCTCCATGGTCAACCAAGGGACGGAGTATAGTTTTGTGACTGTAGACAGTGTGGTAAGCGAAGGCTATGGCAGAAACTATGGCCTAGAACTGACCTTGGAACGATTTTTAAAAAAGGGCTTCTATGCTTTAGGCAACCTTACCTTGATGCAGTCCAGGTTCACGGGTGGGGACGGAAAAGAACGGCCTACCACCTTCAGCGTAGGCTATATTTCTAATGTATTGCTGGGTAAGGAGTTCCAACTGGACCTGGAGAAGCGACATCTCCTATCCTTAGACCTGCGAATAAATTTCTCTGGCGGCCGAAGGTACATCCCTATTGATGAGGAAAGAACCATCAATGAGCCCACTGACAGATTGCATTATGATGTGGCCAATGCGTACCTTCCTCAACTCAAAGACTACTTTAGGGCAGATGTAAGGCTTTCTTATCAATTGAATACTCAAAAGACCACTCATTGGATCTTTGCGGCGGCAGACAATTTCCTCAACACCAGAAATGAGCTTTATTATAGTTGGGATTTGGAGGAGAACAAAGCTAAAATCTATTACCAATTAGGTATCTATCCTTATTTAGGGTACCGAATCCAGTTTTGATACCTTCACTTATTCTTCTCGTTTTTTTAGTCGTTCTATGATTAATTCCCACAGGTGCTCATAAGGAATAATTTCTATCTCAGCATAGGCATCACCGGGTGGATTGGTATTCTGTAGCTTAAGGCACAAATTTTCCCCTTTCTTTTGAGCCACTATGTAATCAAAATCTGCTTTCACCACTAAAGCTAGTAGCTTAAAGAAAATTCGGCTACGCTCACTAAAACTATCCTTAAAGTGTTTATGAGCATATTTCTTCAAGGCCTCCATCCTATACTCTAGTGCCTCTGTATCTAGCATATCTACATAGTAAAGCACTTGCAGAATTAAGATAGCCACATTGAATCCTTCCTTATCCTTGCTGTAACTGGGTACATTTTGGACTAGGTTTTGCCATTTAAATGGTTTGTCCCGCTGTGGAGCCACTAGATGCAAATAAGCCTCAAACAAGCTCCATCTCTCTTGGGCCATTCTGGTAATCTTCTTGAAAAAGGGGTTGCTTAACACTTTGTGCAAAACCATATGGGCAATTTCATACTGACGTGCATGCAATGCCAAGAGGGTATAGTTCTCCATAAAAGCAAACCAGTTATTACTGGACGGGTTAAAAGAAGCCTCATACTGGCTCGCCAATCTTATGCCCTCCTCTAGCTTTTTGGCTCTTAAGTGGGCATATACCTGTATAAACTTGTTATACCTATGGTCAAACCGTTCAGCATTCACTTTTTTGGATTGAAGCAACTCCTCTGAAGCATTGGTCAGTTCTACTATTTCATGGAAGTTACCAGAGAGTTCCTGTGCCCAAATGGAGAGAAGGTAGTAATAGTCAAACGTAGGGTACGATTGTGCCTGCAACCATAATTCTTCTAACCTCTTTAAAACAGATTCAACTTTTGCCAGGTGGTTTTTTCTGGCAGATATGGAATGATTTAGCTCTACTTTAGACTCAAGAAACAACCGCTCAGCTTCTTGGTCGGCTGATAGGATTGGAACCAGTTCTTTGAGTTGCTCATTTACCTTGTAAAAAAGAGTACGTTCGCCTAAGTGGGTATAAGTATGAAGCAGGGACCTTAAGGCCAAGGAAGCTATATCATTAAAATCATAGTCTTGAGCTGTAGCTAGCACTTGCCTTAAGAGAGGCAATGATAAATCATAGGCCCCTGAGTTGATGAGCACTCTGGCTTGGTATAATTTGGCCAAACACTCCTGCTCCAAAGTATGAGAGCTCTTGATGCTATTCCCCTGGAAATCAAGAAAGAATAATTGATTCATCAATTTCTTCCTTAACCTTGACTTCACCATTTTAAAAGCAGCAGTAGAACTGTCTTCTGGATAAAGGAGAGACAAGGCATCTTCTTCACTTTTGATGAGGCCATTGGCTAAACCATCAAAAAGAAGCCACTCCTTGTTAGGACGCTTCAGTTTAAAATTCAATAGCTGAGAATCAGACGCTCCCCGTTTTTGAATAATCTGTACCAGTTTTTTCAGCTCTTCCATTTGCTTCTTGTATTTTCTTATACATGGTAAATTGGGAACTTCAGACCTTAGTAATTACTTTGTATAAGATTTAACAAAATAAGAATCAAACACTTGGTTACAATTTACTAAATTAAGGTCTATTATTTGATATCAAAATCCTTTTAGAAAGGCAATTACAAGGGCTTACTGTTAATTATCATAATTATGCCCATAATTTTGCTAGTTACCAAACACAACATCCTTTCCTTTTATTGAGTACATATATCATTCATCTTTGATATAGACAAATAAATAAAACGAAACATGGTAGAATTATTAATTGCTCTGCTCTTACAATTAGGCCTGTTGACAGGTGGCACCGCTCAAAAACAAACCAATAACACTTCCTCTACTAGCACCAATACCACCCAAACTACTAACACCAATACTACTGGTGATACAACAAATGATTCTGAAGAATCTGAAGGCACTGAAAGTTATGGTGGCACGGGTACCTGGGATAACAAAGACTAATCAAGGAGAGCGGGCCTTCCCCACCGTCCGCTTTCTTTATTCTATCTATTCTGTACCCTTAATTTGAATCAAGTTTTGTAATATTGAGCAGGGCATCCATGCATCTGCAATCAATGAAAAAACTTCTTTCCTTAGGCTTACTCTGGTTGCTTTTGTACCAGCTGGCCTGTACTTCTTCCTCTAATAAAGAAACACCTCTCCGGATCAGGCTCCCCCACGATCCAGAATCATTGCATCCGCTAAGCTACGGCAATGCACACGCGCTGCAACTTATCAACCTTATTTATCAAAGCCTACTTACGGTAGAGATAGGGTCCAAAGAAATACAACCTTTGTTGGCTAAAGGCCTCCCGGTTGTCAAGATAGAGGATAGCCTATCCTATTTTACTTATCAAATAAGGCCAGAGGCTAGATGGGATGATGGCAGACAAGTAACAGCGTTAGACGTTGCCTTTTCACTTAAACTCCTATACAGCCCTTTGCTTGACAATGAGCGTTGGCGTGCGCAGTATCATTTCATTAAGGATTTACAGCTATCAAAGGAGGATCCGTTAGCCTTTGCCATTGTATGTTCTGGTTATACGCCAGAAATGAAACTGCTTACGGGAGACTTTTTTGTGTTGCCAGCGCATAAATTCGACGCAAAAGGCAGATTGGCAGATTTTTCTCTTCCGTTGCTAAAAAGTAAGTATGACTCACTAGCCAGCAGCCCCGAATTTAAAGCACTTGCCCAAGAAATAAGTCATCCTAGAATGGCCAGAGACACGGCCTGGGTGCGGGGCAGTGGTCCTTATAAGTTAGTATCTTGGAACAATGGGCAATACCTCACCCTTGCCAAAAAGAAAGAGTGGTGGGGAGATGCACTACAAGCTACCTCGCCCTCCTATAAAGCCAATCCGCAAACCATCCAATTTCAGATATTGGAAGACAATGCAGCAGCGGCACTGGCCTTGAAAGCCAAACAGATTGATGTGATGGACAATATCCCTTTGCCAAGTTTTCAGGAAATGGAAAAGGATGCCGACTTCAAAAAGCACTTTTCACTTTTCACGGCGCCAACCTTTGACTTGGTATTTCTAGGGATGAATGGAGATTCCCAGAAATTGCATGATAAAACCACGAGGCAAGCTTTAAGCCGCTTGGTGAACATTCC contains the following coding sequences:
- a CDS encoding RNA polymerase sigma-70 factor — protein: MGSPVPNPDQDLHHLLKTNEALFMETLFKQYYGLLCRTAVRFTKDTEAAEDLVQEVFCKIWQNREVLEVTTSYKAYLVRSVTNQSLNYLEKQKRMVLTEDTSPFEEAFSANTTMDLVEGSEMEIKVQQALAVLPPQCRLVFEMSRFEELTYKEIAESLQISPKTVENQMGKALRILRERLLSLLLLAFFIGV
- a CDS encoding FecR domain-containing protein, giving the protein MTHTTPVTHENPEWVLMAKALRGELSDEEQIAFAAWLGQEEAHAIQWAEATEAWQKVGTAQNQNFEPNVAMAWDKFCAKAELNPPTLAAAQPQEAVVRPMFNWGSLTKYAALFVLAAGLAWLGYTQFGSSESWSQVATLTGERKVFYLPDSSKVVLNENSTLRYQAAFKGDERIVELTGEGFFDVKRNPKQPFLINSNQTQTKVLGTSFNVKALKEAKEVIVTVATGKVSFASLVTDKKVILTPGFTGRIQSNGSVEKTKTVGDLATSWQTIQFESASLSDIESTLENYFNIDITLANKGLQACTFTGTFLHPELKEVLAVLAASNGFAISQTSPNNYLISGQGCQ
- a CDS encoding head GIN domain-containing protein, translated to MREEVRDVPYFTGVDMRIPGKVFIQQGPQHVTVETYQNISKEIKVEVVGKTLVINSASCLEYMDEEAKIFVNMPDVESVELKSSGQVYVKSVPTSSKLRVSLSGSGLIDYSGNLKEMYLLHSGSGDIDLFGSTSYLETTHSGSGRIRGFSMASDTAKTTLTGSGYQQVWVKDHFDVIITGSGNVYYTGQPLYLSIYTTSSGKLIDSNK
- a CDS encoding carboxypeptidase regulatory-like domain-containing protein; its protein translation is MFWLLLLLIGEDVAGQALETGTPKKISFQYSRVPLSKVLQDLEDRYKLHFSYSNEQVDLSTLVTCNSNPVNVDKALRQLTSCLNLTYQIIGDQVVLRQDVEALANSTPKPYTQSIRGKVLDAAIQTPLVGATVILASETPIRVVSTRDDGSFLIPKVGIGRHILRISYIGYQEAEISNLLVVAGKEAVVTATLEESLTPGMEIVIEAESDKSLPQNQLIVSSVHTLRTDEINRFAGSRQDPSRMAANYAGVLNASDQRNDLIVRGNSPLGVLWRLEGVEIPNPNHFTFTPNSGGAFSLLNNNLLASSDFLTGAFPAEYGNRIGAVMDVKMRTGNNQKFENTLQIGLNGLEIVTEGPLSRQWGGSFLGSMRLFTFQPLEKLGIDIGFNGLPKYQDGSFKIEMPTPKAGTFTLWGIGGTSNITVMDFDPDTTTWGKVRFRTEPTLTNRMYASGLRHIYTLTPKTISELIFSSSGSQVEATTTATFRNRTTRLSYYLRNYEQQYITRWNLTHKFSQKLLFKTGASWQKMYYNNQEIVYYDLRDAYEIPLDAQGSAAIWQGYMQSRYSFSPMFDVQVGLHSQLFSIGGKWSLEPRISANYYITDAHRVYVAAGLHSQTQPLVYYEYKFFDPSGERFNQPYNKLDFTRSSQVVAGYNYSINTAWRFKTEAYYQKHYHVPISKRAGEEAFSMVNQGTEYSFVTVDSVVSEGYGRNYGLELTLERFLKKGFYALGNLTLMQSRFTGGDGKERPTTFSVGYISNVLLGKEFQLDLEKRHLLSLDLRINFSGGRRYIPIDEERTINEPTDRLHYDVANAYLPQLKDYFRADVRLSYQLNTQKTTHWIFAAADNFLNTRNELYYSWDLEENKAKIYYQLGIYPYLGYRIQF
- a CDS encoding ABC transporter substrate-binding protein; this translates as MKKLLSLGLLWLLLYQLACTSSSNKETPLRIRLPHDPESLHPLSYGNAHALQLINLIYQSLLTVEIGSKEIQPLLAKGLPVVKIEDSLSYFTYQIRPEARWDDGRQVTALDVAFSLKLLYSPLLDNERWRAQYHFIKDLQLSKEDPLAFAIVCSGYTPEMKLLTGDFFVLPAHKFDAKGRLADFSLPLLKSKYDSLASSPEFKALAQEISHPRMARDTAWVRGSGPYKLVSWNNGQYLTLAKKKEWWGDALQATSPSYKANPQTIQFQILEDNAAAALALKAKQIDVMDNIPLPSFQEMEKDADFKKHFSLFTAPTFDLVFLGMNGDSQKLHDKTTRQALSRLVNIPVIIKNVQGGFANPTVGMVHPEEKHYYNASLAPITFNLTQAQELLKKAGWQKNEDGWFKDNGKEKLKLKLSLMYRGGNSEFESIALLFQQNAKAIGIPVSLQGIESSQITQRLQERAYDLYIRTFVGNPFSYNLMPILHTSSSGADGGNVTSFGNATTDQLLEKIAKEDARESKAILLKQLQEEMQKESNMVFLYFQQNKIAVSTRVDSVIISSLKPGYDLPKFVLKK